A portion of the Sphaerochaeta pleomorpha str. Grapes genome contains these proteins:
- a CDS encoding endonuclease/exonuclease/phosphatase family protein: MERISLITLNLWNTEHWEKRKECVISFVLKYASDIFCFQEVREETLAVLDQALPRYTRIEGVEPGWKCENSIYIRSDLFTVQDFGRIDLSMPEQNRGVFWVKLKTLEGKTLFVATMHLTHQLNADEIRTGVPYRHAEAHMAAKELNLLVKGERAIVCGDFNDPVHPSRILQQEAQFVDVFEFLRLCAPVTFPCPFLSEERYLVEAIDKIMTRGPLKPLLATSPQYFHNGSVLSDHWPVMAIFEIE; the protein is encoded by the coding sequence ATGGAACGCATAAGCCTAATAACATTGAATCTTTGGAATACTGAACATTGGGAAAAACGTAAAGAATGTGTCATCTCTTTTGTGCTGAAATACGCAAGTGATATTTTCTGTTTCCAGGAAGTCAGGGAAGAAACCCTGGCTGTTTTGGACCAAGCATTACCCAGATATACACGAATCGAAGGAGTCGAGCCAGGGTGGAAATGCGAAAACAGCATATATATACGGAGTGACCTATTCACCGTACAGGATTTCGGAAGGATAGACCTTTCCATGCCAGAGCAAAACAGAGGGGTGTTCTGGGTAAAGCTCAAGACCCTTGAGGGCAAAACGCTGTTTGTAGCAACAATGCATCTTACCCATCAATTGAATGCAGATGAGATTCGAACGGGGGTTCCCTACAGGCATGCTGAGGCCCATATGGCAGCAAAGGAATTGAATCTCCTGGTAAAAGGGGAACGGGCCATTGTCTGCGGGGATTTCAACGACCCGGTACATCCTTCCAGAATTCTCCAACAGGAAGCGCAATTCGTAGATGTCTTCGAATTTCTTCGTCTCTGTGCCCCGGTGACCTTTCCCTGCCCATTTCTGAGCGAGGAACGATATCTTGTTGAGGCAATTGACAAAATCATGACTCGAGGACCGCTCAAACCACTATTGGCTACCTCCCCGCAGTACTTCCATAACGGGAGCGTCCTCTCAGACCATTGGCCGGTAATGGCAATCTTTGAAATCGAGTAA
- a CDS encoding SGNH/GDSL hydrolase family protein: MYNILCFGDSNTFGTNPSGGRWARTVRWTGLLQDYLGSDYYLIEEGLGGRNTLFDDPLEPGRNGLALLPVSLKSHKPLDLVILSLGTNDCKVHFNANARVIAKGMETLVKTILQFPYGEGYPLPKVLVISPIHIGADIEHSPFVSFDQSSYRKSLALAPLFEQVAQSYGCLFLDASLVASPSTIDQLHMDAQGHENLAKALVPILQQLFGDERQLFLEEELPESESEQEIETLEIPSAEEESITSLQIAPIEPQGKKAHRGLTFRIPGFSKKKGD, from the coding sequence ATGTATAACATTCTTTGCTTTGGTGATTCTAATACGTTTGGGACAAACCCCAGTGGAGGTCGATGGGCTCGCACTGTTCGGTGGACGGGTCTTCTACAGGATTATCTGGGAAGTGATTATTACCTCATAGAAGAAGGATTGGGGGGGAGAAATACGCTTTTTGATGATCCTTTGGAACCTGGTCGGAATGGTTTGGCCCTATTGCCGGTGTCATTGAAAAGTCACAAACCCCTAGACTTGGTGATTTTAAGTCTGGGTACCAACGATTGTAAGGTACATTTCAATGCAAATGCACGGGTTATTGCCAAAGGTATGGAAACCTTGGTAAAGACAATCTTGCAATTTCCGTATGGAGAAGGGTATCCCCTTCCCAAGGTACTTGTCATCTCCCCCATTCATATTGGAGCGGATATAGAACATTCACCCTTTGTCAGCTTTGACCAAAGTTCCTATAGGAAAAGCCTGGCTTTGGCTCCCTTATTCGAGCAGGTAGCCCAGTCGTATGGTTGTTTGTTTCTCGATGCGTCTTTGGTTGCGAGTCCCAGTACCATTGACCAGCTTCATATGGATGCACAAGGCCATGAGAATCTGGCAAAGGCTCTCGTTCCAATCCTGCAACAGCTATTTGGTGATGAGCGACAGCTTTTCTTGGAAGAAGAACTCCCTGAAAGTGAATCGGAACAAGAAATCGAGACCCTGGAGATTCCTTCTGCCGAAGAAGAGTCTATCACTTCCCTGCAGATAGCACCTATCGAACCACAGGGAAAAAAAGCCCATAGGGGGCTTACTTTCAGAATCCCGGGGTTCTCGAAGAAAAAGGGCGACTAA